The DNA window GGCCAGTATCAGGCGACGCGCACCAAGCAGCATATCGTGGAAACCGCCCGCGCCCAGATCGCCGTCACGGCTCCGGCAGCGAAAGCGACGCTCGAAGACTTCGATCGGCAGATCGGCAAATATCGGGCCGAAGCACCGAAACTGGCGCAACAGGCCCGGGCGTCGAGCGATCGCTACGACGCGCTCAACGTCCATGACGACCAGTTCGACGCCAGCGAGGCGATGGTCTCCACCGCCGTATCGCTGGCGGCCGTCGCCGCGCTGGCGGAAACATCGCTGCCGCTTCTGATCGGATGGGTTTTCGGCGCGATGGGGGTCGCCATGGGGATATTCGGCTTCACCGCGATCACCTTCGATCCATCCGCGCTCAGCGGCTTTCTGGGGTGAATCGCAGTCAGCAGATGATCGCGGTCCCCGACGCCGACACCATCAGCATCGACCCGTTGGAGCCGATCACCTCATAGTCGAGATCGACGCCCACCACCGCATTCGCGCCCAGTGTCGCGGCACGCATCCGCATTTCGCCCAGCGCCTGATCGCGGGCGCGCTGGAGCACATCCTCATAAGCGCCCGAACGCCCGCCCACGATGTCGCGCACGCTGGCGAAAAGATCGCGGAACAGGTTGGCGCCCACGATCACCTCACCGGTGACGACGCCGAGATATTCCTTCGCCGGTCTGCCTTCGAGGCGGCTGGTGGTGCTGACGATCATCTCGGTCATGGGCGCTCTCCTTACGGTGTCGATGCGCCCTTATTCCATGCCCAGCGCGGCAAGGTAAGTCTGAAGGATCGCTTCCATTTCCTGCCGGTCGTGGGGCTGCATCTTCCGCAGGCGGATGATCTGGCGCATGATCTTGGCATCATATCCGGTCGCCTTGGCCTCCAGATAGACGTCCTTGATGTCGTCGCCGATGCCCTTCTTTTCTTCTTCCAGCCGCTCGATGCGTTCGATCAGAAGCCGTAGCTGGTCGGCGGCGACATTGCCCTCGCTCATGCAAAAATCTCCATATGTGAATCGGGTTGGCGCTCGCCTCTAATGAGTGTCGGCGTTCTTCGCTACACTCTCCTTCATGCGGGCGATCTGTTCGGGCGTCGCTTCGCCCTGATGCTTTGCCTTCCATTCGGCGAAGGGCATCCCGTGGACGATCTCCCGCGCCTCGTCCCTCGTGATCGCGCCGTCCGCCTCCGCGATCCAGTCGGCGAGGCAGTTGCGGCAGAAGCCCGCCGTTCCCATGAGGTCGATATTCTGGACATCGGTGCGGTGCTGCAAATGCGCGATCAGGCGGCGGAAGGCGGTTGCAGCCACGGCATCTGTGAGTATGGTGTCGGCCATCGGCGTTCCTTTCGCTGAAAATACATCATCCTGTCGTGCAGCACGGATAACCCATAACGACGCACTGGCAAGGCCGCCGAGGCCGGGCCAGCGACGGTCAAGACGGTCAGGAGAAACCATGACGAAGTTACCGCCCCGCTCACGCAAGGTCCGCATCCTCGCGACCCTTGGCCCTGCGAGCGACAGCGCGGAAATGATCCGGGCGCTGTTCGTGGCGGGCGCCGACGCGTTCCGCATCAACATGAGCCATGGCGCGCATGAGGATCATGCCCGGCGCATCGCGACCATCCGTGAACTGGAAAAGGAATTTCACCGACCCACAACAATCCTTGGCGACCTTCAGGGGCCAAAGCTGCGGGTGGGGACGTTCGAGAAGGGGCTGGCGATCCTCGAAACCGGCGCGTCCTTCGTGCTGGACCGGGACGAAACGCCCGGCGATGCGCGCCGCGTCAACCTGCCGCATCCCGAAATCTATGCCGCGCTGGTGCCCGAAACGCGGCTGCTGCTCGACGACGGCAAGCTGGTGCTGCGGGTCAAGGCGGTCAGCGACGCGCGGATCGACACGGTGGTCGAGGTCGGCGGCGCGCTGTCCAACCGCAAGGGCGTCAATGTGCCGGACGTGGTGGTGCCCGTCCCCGCGCTGACCGACAAGGACCGGCGCGATCTCAGCTTCGCGATCAGCCAGGGATGCGACTGGATCGCCTTGAGCTTCGTGCAGCGGCCCGAGGATCTGGCCGAGGCGCGCAAGCTGATGGGCGGCTATGGCGCGCTGATGGCCAAAATCGAGAAGCCCTCCGCCGTGCAGCGGCTGGAGGAGATCGTCGAACTGGCCGACGGCGTCATGGTGGCGCGCGGCGATCTGGGCGTCGAACTGCCGCCGCAGGCCGTGCCCCCGCTCCAGAAGCAGATCGTCGCCACCGCGCGCAGGCTGGGCCGCCCGGTGGTGGTCGCGACGCAGATGCTCGAATCCATGATAAAATCTCCCTCCCCCACCCGCGCCGAAGTGTCGGACGTGGCGACGGCGGTCTATGACGGGGCGGACGCGATCATGCTGTCGGCGGAAACGGCGGCGGGCGACTGGCCGGTCGAGGCCGTCACGATGATGGACAGCATCGCGCACAGCGTGGAGCGCGATCCGGGCTATTTCGGGCGGCTCCATTATACCGAGACGCTGCCCGATCCCACCACCGCCGACGCGCTGGCCGAAGCGGCGGGCGGCATCGTCGCCGTCACCGGGGCGAGCGCCATCACCTGCTTCACCTCGTCGGGCAGCACGGTGCGCCGCGTCGCGCGGGAACGGCCCGCAGCGCCCATCCTCGCGCTGACGCCGCGATCCGACACCGCGCGCAAGCTCGGCCTCACATGGGGCGTGCATGCGGTGCGCACCAAGGACATCGGCAATTTCGAAGAGATGATCGGCAAGGCCCGGCGCATGGCGCTGCGTCACGGCATGGTCGAAAAGGGCGGCAAGATCGTGGTGCTGGCGGGCGTGCCGTTCGGAACGCCGGGATCGACCAACGTCCTTCACGTCGCGGCGGTGCGCGGCGATGAACTCAAGGGCCGGGACGAAAGCCCGAGCTTCTGACGCAGACATGCGAAAAGCGCCCGGCCATCGACCGGGCGCCTGCCATGCTCGATAAAACCGCCGCCGCCGGAGCGGCGCGCGCTGCCTTAGCCCTGGCGGGCCTTGAAGCGGCGGTTGGTCTTGTTGATGACGTAGGTGCGGCCACGGCGACGGATCACGCGGTTGTCCCGGTGGCGGCCCTTGAGCGACTTGAGCGAGTTGCGGATCTTCATGGCTATCGGCCTTTGATGAATCGAAATGAGGTCGGAAAATCGAAGCGCAGCCCCTATGGGTCGATCCGGGCAAAGTCAAGGGCGCGGAGCCGCTTTTTGCCGCCGTTCATCGTTCATGCAGCACATTCGTGGATGACGCGTTAGAGGGAAGTGAACCGCCCGTGCCGTCTACGCAGCAAAGCCCTATCCGGAGCGATACATCCATGTCCAAGCGCCTGATCCTCACCGCCGCCCTTGCCCTCCCCCTCGCCGCCTGCGCCGCCAGCACGCCGCCGGTGGAGGTGACGCGCTTCCACGTCCCAGATCCCGCGCGGTCGGGCACCGTCGCGGTGGAGGAGATGCCCGGCAACCCGGACGTGAGCCTGGAATTCCAGACCTATGCTGGCGCCGTGGCGCAGGCGTGGCAGCGGGTCGGCTTCACCCCCGCGCCGGCGGGCGCGGCCAGCGACTATGTGGCGCTGGTGAGCTTTCGCCGGGGCTTCCGCCCGACCGGCGTCGACCGCAGCGGCAGTCCGGTTAGCGTAGGCGTGGGCGGCGGCTTCGGTGGCGGGAGCCGGGGCGGCAGCTTCGGCGGACTTGGCCTTGGCATCGGCATCAACCTGTCGGGCAAGCCCAAGGACATCGTGACCACCGAATTGCAGGTGCAACTGCGCCGCCGGTCCGATTCGCAGACCGTCTGGGAAGGCCGCGCCATGACCGAAGCGCGGCAGGGGACGCCCGCGTCGCAGCCCGCCGCCGCCGCGCAGAAACTCGCCGATGTGCTGATCGGGGGCTATCCGGGCGAATCGGGGCGCACTATGATCGTCAAATGACCATCAGCATTTCGAGCGGCTTCGACAGCGGCAATATCCGCGTCCTTTCCATCACAGACACGCCGGGCGGCGCGGTGCGCGCCGAACTGGAGATCGTGACCGATCACCGGAGCGACTTTTACCAGTGGTTCCACTTCCGCCTCGCCAACGCGGCGGGGCGTGAGGTGGAACTGGCCATCGCCAACGGCGCAAAGTCGGCCTATCCCGGCGGCTGGCCGGGCTATCGCGCGCGGATGAGCGAGGATCGGGAAAACTGGTTCCTCGCAGACACCGGCTATGCCGATGGCGTGCTGACGATCCGGGCGACGCCGGACAGCAACGCGGTCTGGTTCGCCTATTTCGCGCCCTACTCGATGGAGCGGCACCATGACCTGATCGCCTGGGCCGCAACTCAGCCGGGCGTCGCGCATCGCGAACTGGGACTGACGCTGGACGGGCAGCCGATCGACCTGCTGACGCTGGGCGACGGGGCGAAGCAGGTGTGGCTCTATGCCCGGCAGCACCCCGGCGAGACGATGGCGGAATGGTGGATGGAAGGCGCGCTGGAGCGGCTGTGCGACGAACAGGACGCCGTCGCCCGGCTGCTGCGCCAGAAGGCGACGATCCATGTCGTTCCGAACATGAATCCGGACGGCAGCCGCCGCGGCCACCTGCGCACCAATGCGGCGGGCGTGAACCTCAACCGCGAATGGCACGAGCCGACGATGGAGCGCAGCCCCGAGGTGAAGCTGGTGCGCGACGCGATGGATGCGACAGGCGTGGATTTCGCGATGGACGTTCATGGCGACGAGGCGATTCCCGCCGTCTTCATCGCCGGGTTCGAGGGCATTCCTTCGATCACCGAGGGGCAGCTCGCGCTCTATCACCGCTATCGCGACACACTGGCGGCGCGGACGCCCGATTTCCAGACGCGGCTCGGTTATCCGGTGGCGGGCGCGGGCAAGGCGAACCTGTCCATGTCGACCAACCAGATCGCCGAGCGCTTCGGCGCGGTCGCGATGACGCTGGAAATGCCGTTCAAGGACAATGACGATCTGCCCGACGCCGATTATGGCTGGTCGCCCGCCCGCTCAGCGCAGCTTGGCAGGGATTGCCTCGCCGTGCTGGCGGAGATGATCGACGCGGTCTGAACGACCCGCCTATTTCCAGTCGAAGGCGAGCGGCGCTTCCTTGAAGGCGAAGCGGTCGAGATGGTCGGCGACGACCTGCTTGAACCGCTCCACATCGGCCTCCGGCGTCGGGTCGAGTGTAACGATCAGCGCATCGGCCTGCGCCTCCATGCGTAAAGCGCCCATGGGAAAGGCGATGACGCTCTTGTCCGCGTCGAAGGTGACGTCGAACTTGTGGCTCCAGTGCTTGGAAAGCTGCTGGAGATAACGGCTGGCGTTTGTCGTGGGGACAGTGGCGGTGACGGTCATGGATCAGAGCCTTTCGATCTTGTGGGCGGCCTCGTCGATCAGGGCGACGACATCGAGCAGGGTCTGCTCGTCCGCGCCTTCCTTTTCGAGGCGGTTCTGGAGCGCGAAGCGGAGATTGTGCATCGCCCGGCGGACGGGGCCGCCATCCATGCGCTGCGCCTTCTTCGCGAGCGAGGACAGGCGTTCGAGCGCGAGGTCGAGCGCGGCGCGGCGCTCGTCGATCTGCGCGCGGCCCGCATCGGTGATCGCGAAGCGCTTGCGGCTGCCTTCGCCGGGCTGTTCGGCGATCAAGTCCATCTCGGCAAGCAGGGTCAGCGTCGGATAGACCACGCCGGGACTGGGCGCATAGGCTTCGCCCGACAGCGCCTCGATGGCGCGGATCAGGTCGTAGCCGTGGCGCGGTTCGTCGGCGATGAGCTTCAGCAGGATGAGGCGCAGCGTCTCATTGTCGAACAGGCGGCGGCGCCCGCCCCCGCGCCCGCCGCCCCGGCCTCCGCGTTCGCCCTCATCGCCAAAGCCGTCGGGACGCGAGCCGCCGCGACCGAAGCCGTGCGGGAAAGCGAAGCGGCCATGGCCGCGAATCGGGCCGCCATGGCGGCCGTGGAAGGGATGGGAAAATCGCATCTGTGCATCTTTCATATATGTCATGATGCTTTGCGATATATCTTAAAAAGGGAAAGCGTCAAGAGTTACGATATATTTTTATTGCATCTTCATGAGAGATGCCCGGCGAGGAAAGGGTCAGCCCCTCCCCTCGCGCGCCTTCAGTCCGGCTTTTTCGCCACGCTGACCATGGCGGGGCGCAGCAGCCGGTCCTTGATCGTGTAACCCGCCTGCATTTCGACGAGGATCGTGCCCGGCTCCGCATCGGCGGACGGCACTTCCATCATCGCCTGATGCCTGTTGGGGTCGAGCGGCTGGCCGACAGACTCCAGCTTCACGATGCCGTTGCGGCTGAACACGCTCTCCAGCTCGCGCCCGGTGGCTTCAAGGCCGACGACGAGGCTCTTGAACTTCTCGTCCTCGCGCAGGTCGGCGGGAATCGCGGCGAGCGCGCGGCTCAGATTGTCCGCCACCGACAGCATGTCGCGCGCGAAGGCGGTCGCGGCATAGGCGCGCGCGTCGGCCAGTTCCTTTTCCAGACGGCGGCGCACATTCTGCGTGTCGGCATGGGCGTAGAGGATGTCCTGCTTCGCGCTCGCCAGCTCGGCTTCCAGCGCGGCGACGCGATCCACCGGCGCATCGGCGGCGGGCGCGGCGTCTTCGGGCAGAATGTCCACGACTTCGGTATTTTCCTGATTTTTGTCTTCGCTCATCTCATCAATCTCGACAGCGTCTGTGCGGTGAAATCCACCATGGGGATCACCCGTGCATAGTTCAAGCGCGTGGGGCCGATCACGCCGACCACGCCGACGACCCGGCCGTCCGCGCCACGGTAGGGCGCGGCTATGACCGAAGAACCCGACAGGGAAAAGAGCTTGTTTTCCGATCCGATGAAGATTTTGGTCGCGCTGCCTGCCAGTGCGCCGCGCAGCAGGTCGAGAATGTCCTGCTTGCCCTCCAGCGCTTCGAGCAATTGCCGCGCGCGTTCGAGGTCGGCTGCGGCGGCATCGTCCAGCAGGTGCGACTGGCCGCGCACGATCAGGACCGGGCGGTCGTCCGCATCGTGCGACCAGATGGCGAGGCCGCGCGCGACGAGATCGCGGGCGCTCTGGTCCAGCGCGTTGCGTTCCGCCTCCATCTCCCGCGCCAGCGCCTCGCCCGCTTCGCGCAGCGTCATGCCGCCAAAGCGCGCGGACATGAAATTCGCCGCCTCGTTCATGGCGACCGCGCTGACGCCTTCGGGCAGGTCGAGCACGCGGTTCTCGACCGATCCATCTTGGCCCACCAGCACGGCGAGCGCCTGCCGCCCGTTCAGCGGCACGAAGCCGAACTGGCGCAGCACCGGCTCGCGCTTGGGCACCATGACGATGCCCGCGCAGGCGGACAGGCCCGAAAGCGTGGCGGTGGCGGCGGAGAGCGCTTCCTCGATCGGGCCGCTTTCGGCGATCCCCGCCTCGATGGCGCGGCGTTCCTCGACCGAGGGTTCGGCGGCCTGCATCATGCCGTCGACGAAGAGGCGCAGCCCCGTTTCGGTCGGCATCCGCCCCGCCGATGTGTGCGGCGCGGCGAGCAGGCCCAGTTCCTCCAGATCCTGCATCACGTTACGGATCGAGGCAGGCGACAGGCTGAGCGACGCGATCTTGCTGATCGTGCGCGATCCGACCGGCAGGCCGGTGCCCAGATAGCTTTCCACCACCAGGCGGAAAACGTCGCGGGCGCGATCGTTCAGTTCGGAAATCGGGATGACCGACATGGCGCTTATGTAATCGAGGCGCGCCGCCGCCTCAAGGCGTCACCGCCTTGGGGTTCAGCATCGGCTGCAGGTCGAGGATCTTCGGCACCGCCGCGATCGCCACGCGCAGGCGGCCGTAGCGGGCGTCCATGCAGCCGGACTGATATTCCAGCTTCGTGACCGGCTGATCGGGCCGCGTCCATTCGATGACATAGGCAGGCATGTCGGTGGCGAAGCGTTCGCAATCCTGCCCCTGCGCGATCCGCTTGGCCGTGCCGGTCGCGGGGCGGTGCGGCGCGAGCGTCGCCACCAGCTTGCGATACTGGACATTCGTCACGGTAAAGCGCGTCGGGCCGGGCACCGAAGTGAAGCGCTGCGGCTCCAGCAGGCCCGAACCGTCGGGCGACACCTGCAACGTATAGGCCGGGCACGCGCCGAAGCAGCGTCCGGCGGTAAAGCGGATGACATCGCCCGGCGCCCTGGGCGGCTCCAGCCCCTCTTCCTTTGCGGCGCATCCCGCAAGCACCGCGAGCATCGCCGCAGCCATCGCCAT is part of the Sphingobium amiense genome and encodes:
- a CDS encoding DUF1244 domain-containing protein, coding for MADTILTDAVAATAFRRLIAHLQHRTDVQNIDLMGTAGFCRNCLADWIAEADGAITRDEAREIVHGMPFAEWKAKHQGEATPEQIARMKESVAKNADTH
- the ykgO gene encoding type B 50S ribosomal protein L36 — its product is MKIRNSLKSLKGRHRDNRVIRRRGRTYVINKTNRRFKARQG
- a CDS encoding DUF4337 domain-containing protein; translated protein: MEIEVSAQAKDRRLNRRVAITVVMLSVFMALCNIKDGNIVQAMQQAQSDAVDRWGQYQATRTKQHIVETARAQIAVTAPAAKATLEDFDRQIGKYRAEAPKLAQQARASSDRYDALNVHDDQFDASEAMVSTAVSLAAVAALAETSLPLLIGWVFGAMGVAMGIFGFTAITFDPSALSGFLG
- the hrcA gene encoding heat-inducible transcriptional repressor HrcA; this translates as MSVIPISELNDRARDVFRLVVESYLGTGLPVGSRTISKIASLSLSPASIRNVMQDLEELGLLAAPHTSAGRMPTETGLRLFVDGMMQAAEPSVEERRAIEAGIAESGPIEEALSAATATLSGLSACAGIVMVPKREPVLRQFGFVPLNGRQALAVLVGQDGSVENRVLDLPEGVSAVAMNEAANFMSARFGGMTLREAGEALAREMEAERNALDQSARDLVARGLAIWSHDADDRPVLIVRGQSHLLDDAAAADLERARQLLEALEGKQDILDLLRGALAGSATKIFIGSENKLFSLSGSSVIAAPYRGADGRVVGVVGVIGPTRLNYARVIPMVDFTAQTLSRLMR
- a CDS encoding heavy metal-binding domain-containing protein; amino-acid sequence: MTEMIVSTTSRLEGRPAKEYLGVVTGEVIVGANLFRDLFASVRDIVGGRSGAYEDVLQRARDQALGEMRMRAATLGANAVVGVDLDYEVIGSNGSMLMVSASGTAIIC
- a CDS encoding DUF2312 domain-containing protein, with amino-acid sequence MSEGNVAADQLRLLIERIERLEEEKKGIGDDIKDVYLEAKATGYDAKIMRQIIRLRKMQPHDRQEMEAILQTYLAALGME
- a CDS encoding DUF6438 domain-containing protein, producing MTIRMAMAAAMLAVLAGCAAKEEGLEPPRAPGDVIRFTAGRCFGACPAYTLQVSPDGSGLLEPQRFTSVPGPTRFTVTNVQYRKLVATLAPHRPATGTAKRIAQGQDCERFATDMPAYVIEWTRPDQPVTKLEYQSGCMDARYGRLRVAIAAVPKILDLQPMLNPKAVTP
- a CDS encoding PadR family transcriptional regulator, coding for MRFSHPFHGRHGGPIRGHGRFAFPHGFGRGGSRPDGFGDEGERGGRGGGRGGGRRRLFDNETLRLILLKLIADEPRHGYDLIRAIEALSGEAYAPSPGVVYPTLTLLAEMDLIAEQPGEGSRKRFAITDAGRAQIDERRAALDLALERLSSLAKKAQRMDGGPVRRAMHNLRFALQNRLEKEGADEQTLLDVVALIDEAAHKIERL
- a CDS encoding DUF2218 domain-containing protein, translated to MTVTATVPTTNASRYLQQLSKHWSHKFDVTFDADKSVIAFPMGALRMEAQADALIVTLDPTPEADVERFKQVVADHLDRFAFKEAPLAFDWK
- the grpE gene encoding nucleotide exchange factor GrpE; its protein translation is MSEDKNQENTEVVDILPEDAAPAADAPVDRVAALEAELASAKQDILYAHADTQNVRRRLEKELADARAYAATAFARDMLSVADNLSRALAAIPADLREDEKFKSLVVGLEATGRELESVFSRNGIVKLESVGQPLDPNRHQAMMEVPSADAEPGTILVEMQAGYTIKDRLLRPAMVSVAKKPD
- the pyk gene encoding pyruvate kinase, producing the protein MTKLPPRSRKVRILATLGPASDSAEMIRALFVAGADAFRINMSHGAHEDHARRIATIRELEKEFHRPTTILGDLQGPKLRVGTFEKGLAILETGASFVLDRDETPGDARRVNLPHPEIYAALVPETRLLLDDGKLVLRVKAVSDARIDTVVEVGGALSNRKGVNVPDVVVPVPALTDKDRRDLSFAISQGCDWIALSFVQRPEDLAEARKLMGGYGALMAKIEKPSAVQRLEEIVELADGVMVARGDLGVELPPQAVPPLQKQIVATARRLGRPVVVATQMLESMIKSPSPTRAEVSDVATAVYDGADAIMLSAETAAGDWPVEAVTMMDSIAHSVERDPGYFGRLHYTETLPDPTTADALAEAAGGIVAVTGASAITCFTSSGSTVRRVARERPAAPILALTPRSDTARKLGLTWGVHAVRTKDIGNFEEMIGKARRMALRHGMVEKGGKIVVLAGVPFGTPGSTNVLHVAAVRGDELKGRDESPSF
- a CDS encoding M14 family metallopeptidase produces the protein MTISISSGFDSGNIRVLSITDTPGGAVRAELEIVTDHRSDFYQWFHFRLANAAGREVELAIANGAKSAYPGGWPGYRARMSEDRENWFLADTGYADGVLTIRATPDSNAVWFAYFAPYSMERHHDLIAWAATQPGVAHRELGLTLDGQPIDLLTLGDGAKQVWLYARQHPGETMAEWWMEGALERLCDEQDAVARLLRQKATIHVVPNMNPDGSRRGHLRTNAAGVNLNREWHEPTMERSPEVKLVRDAMDATGVDFAMDVHGDEAIPAVFIAGFEGIPSITEGQLALYHRYRDTLAARTPDFQTRLGYPVAGAGKANLSMSTNQIAERFGAVAMTLEMPFKDNDDLPDADYGWSPARSAQLGRDCLAVLAEMIDAV